One genomic region from Solidesulfovibrio fructosivorans JJ] encodes:
- the galU gene encoding UTP--glucose-1-phosphate uridylyltransferase GalU: MEIKKVVIPVAGWGTRSLPATKNIPKEMLPVYNKPIVQYVVEEAQASGLQDVVFVTNRNKTIIEDHFDYNLTLEDLLSRTGKTEMLKMVREVAEMANIISVRQKKQLGLGHAVLCAREVCKNDPFCVMVGDDLMFSMEPGIKQLLTVAQAEHMPVIGVMEVPANMVSRYGIIDGEEFAPGMYRVRNLVEKPKVNEAPSRLAIVGRYVLFPDIFYHLEKVTPGHGGEIQLTDGLKGLAGNNRLLAVKIQGQRFDAGDWVDYLTANIYFALHDESLREALVPRLRELLPFAD, encoded by the coding sequence GTGGTCATTCCCGTTGCCGGATGGGGTACGCGGTCCTTGCCGGCCACGAAGAACATCCCCAAAGAGATGCTGCCCGTCTACAACAAACCCATCGTGCAGTATGTCGTCGAGGAAGCCCAGGCTTCGGGGCTGCAGGATGTGGTTTTCGTCACCAACCGGAACAAGACCATCATTGAGGACCATTTCGACTATAACCTCACCCTCGAGGATTTGCTTTCGCGCACCGGCAAGACCGAAATGCTCAAGATGGTGCGCGAGGTGGCGGAGATGGCCAACATCATCTCCGTACGCCAGAAAAAGCAGCTGGGCCTGGGCCACGCCGTCCTGTGCGCCCGCGAGGTCTGCAAGAACGATCCCTTCTGCGTCATGGTCGGCGACGACCTGATGTTCAGCATGGAGCCCGGCATCAAGCAGCTCTTGACCGTGGCCCAGGCCGAGCACATGCCGGTCATCGGCGTCATGGAAGTGCCGGCGAACATGGTTTCGCGCTACGGCATCATCGACGGCGAGGAATTCGCCCCGGGCATGTACCGCGTGCGCAATCTCGTGGAAAAGCCCAAGGTCAACGAAGCGCCGTCCAGGCTCGCCATCGTCGGCCGGTACGTGCTGTTCCCGGACATCTTCTACCATCTGGAGAAGGTGACTCCGGGCCATGGCGGCGAAATCCAGCTCACCGACGGCCTCAAAGGCCTTGCCGGCAACAACCGCCTGCTGGCGGTCAAGATCCAGGGCCAGCGCTTCGACGCCGGCGACTGGGTGGATTACCTCACCGCCAACATCTATTTCGCCCTGCACGACGAGTCGCTGCGCGAGGCCTTGGTGCCGCGCCTGCGCGAACTTCTGCCCTTTGCCGATTAG